From a single Sulfolobus sp. E5-1-F genomic region:
- a CDS encoding DUF1641 domain-containing protein translates to MSISTVDPLEEILKPENLSRLSKVVDALPTIEKLTDKIIEMDKKGQVDFLLSLFDQTVSILDAVQKADLINTLISFGMDQLPKIQAIWPILEKLTSERALQLLSQIDLDSVLTALEKLSPIMKKLTDEKALKILDQIDYDSLIDSTSKLVPVLSKLANERTVKTIEALDIDMLLNLASRMAPTLNKLASLMDQMSSKGQIDMLVNLMEQGISLLDAVQKADLINTLISFGMDQLPKIQAIWPILEKLTSERTLNLIQNLDLDSMFNALEALTPIMKQLTSDRAVKIIQQFDVASSLSALEAAMPLLKKLTDEKTVKAISQIDVNSLLLLTNKLVEMQKSGSLDRLMQLLEIMSDPQFVNGLVMMMDKFSKAFKAWVNDIPNVRPVGTMGLLRATSDKDVSYALGLMLELAKEVGKTFKS, encoded by the coding sequence ATGAGTATATCAACAGTAGATCCTCTTGAGGAAATATTAAAACCAGAAAATTTAAGTAGGTTATCTAAGGTAGTCGATGCACTACCTACAATAGAAAAGTTAACTGATAAGATAATAGAGATGGATAAGAAAGGGCAAGTAGACTTCTTACTTTCATTATTCGATCAAACAGTTTCAATACTTGATGCGGTACAAAAGGCAGACTTAATAAACACACTCATATCCTTCGGAATGGACCAACTACCAAAAATACAAGCAATATGGCCAATACTAGAAAAACTAACCAGCGAAAGAGCTTTGCAATTATTATCACAGATTGACTTAGACTCTGTCCTTACCGCGTTGGAAAAATTATCTCCTATAATGAAGAAGTTAACAGATGAAAAGGCATTAAAGATACTCGATCAAATAGACTATGACTCTTTAATAGATAGTACTTCGAAGTTAGTACCAGTTCTTTCGAAACTTGCAAATGAGAGGACTGTAAAGACTATTGAAGCCTTAGATATTGATATGTTGCTTAACCTAGCCTCAAGGATGGCTCCTACACTAAATAAACTTGCATCATTAATGGATCAAATGTCTAGCAAAGGACAAATTGACATGCTAGTTAACTTAATGGAACAAGGAATATCGCTACTTGATGCGGTACAAAAGGCAGACTTAATAAACACACTCATATCCTTCGGAATGGACCAACTACCAAAAATACAAGCAATATGGCCAATACTAGAAAAACTAACCAGCGAAAGAACCCTAAACTTAATACAGAATTTGGATTTAGATTCAATGTTCAACGCTTTAGAGGCCTTAACACCAATAATGAAACAACTAACAAGTGATAGAGCAGTAAAGATCATTCAACAATTCGATGTTGCGTCTTCACTTAGTGCATTAGAAGCTGCAATGCCACTGTTAAAGAAACTAACGGATGAGAAGACTGTTAAGGCAATATCACAAATAGACGTTAACTCATTACTTTTGTTGACAAATAAGTTAGTTGAAATGCAGAAGTCTGGTAGTTTAGATAGACTAATGCAACTATTAGAGATAATGTCTGATCCACAATTCGTTAACGGACTAGTTATGATGATGGATAAATTCTCTAAGGCTTTCAAGGCTTGGGTTAATGATATACCAAACGTAAGGCCAGTTGGAACTATGGGATTATTGAGGGCTACAAGCGATAAGGACGTTAGCTATGCTTTAGGATTAATGCTTGAATTGGCTAAAGAAGTTGGAAAAACTTTTAAATCTTGA
- a CDS encoding histone deacetylase family protein, with protein MKLIYQSSLGVIWDQRFTEISFSHPMIRDMSKARVRDFIKLAREKLSFVEIRPEYATEEDLMTVHTRDYVNLLKESSKIPYIGFLDQGDTVHYQGMFEDILLIIGSSFTSIKYSKFLDYVYLPLGGFHHAMPNKAIGFCPINDVAIAALKLFEKGERVAIVDIDAHHGNGLQFILYNKPILKINIYAYDGNFFPGTGKINEIGEGEGKGYNINIPLSLGSTDDVFEKSLEILDLLEVYSPSYILVVAGVDGHKDDQLKSLELTTNSYNLLGLRVRRLKMATKASIIAYGGGGYGPMSSLSMVSFLEGLIGKRTSYEPLTFSKNVEEIKRIEKIISRFKSFSNFFSQFKH; from the coding sequence ATGAAATTGATATATCAGAGTTCATTAGGAGTCATTTGGGATCAAAGATTTACTGAGATTTCGTTCTCTCATCCAATGATTAGGGATATGTCTAAGGCTAGAGTAAGAGATTTCATCAAATTAGCTAGGGAAAAGCTCTCATTTGTGGAAATACGACCAGAATACGCTACTGAAGAAGATTTAATGACAGTTCATACAAGGGATTACGTTAATTTACTCAAAGAGAGCAGTAAGATTCCCTATATAGGATTTTTAGATCAAGGTGATACAGTTCATTATCAAGGGATGTTTGAAGACATCTTATTAATAATAGGTTCTTCATTTACTTCCATAAAGTATTCTAAATTCCTAGATTACGTCTATCTTCCCCTGGGTGGATTTCATCATGCAATGCCTAATAAGGCAATAGGATTCTGTCCGATTAATGATGTTGCAATAGCTGCTCTTAAGTTATTTGAAAAGGGTGAAAGGGTTGCTATTGTCGATATTGATGCTCATCACGGTAATGGTCTACAATTTATATTATACAATAAACCAATTTTAAAGATAAATATTTACGCATATGATGGTAACTTTTTCCCTGGAACCGGAAAGATTAATGAAATAGGCGAAGGTGAGGGTAAAGGTTATAATATAAATATTCCTTTATCGTTAGGATCGACCGATGATGTTTTCGAAAAAAGTCTAGAAATATTGGATTTATTAGAGGTTTATAGTCCTTCCTATATTCTAGTCGTAGCTGGAGTGGATGGCCATAAAGATGATCAACTAAAATCCTTAGAACTAACCACCAATTCTTATAACCTATTAGGTCTTAGAGTAAGGAGACTTAAAATGGCAACTAAGGCTAGTATAATAGCTTACGGCGGAGGAGGATATGGTCCAATGTCATCCTTAAGTATGGTTTCATTCTTAGAAGGATTAATAGGTAAAAGAACTTCTTATGAACCACTAACATTTTCTAAGAATGTTGAAGAGATAAAAAGAATAGAAAAAATTATTTCAAGATTTAAAAGTTTTTCCAACTTCTTTAGCCAATTCAAGCATTAA